A single Oncorhynchus mykiss isolate Arlee chromosome 22, USDA_OmykA_1.1, whole genome shotgun sequence DNA region contains:
- the rpl8 gene encoding 60S ribosomal protein L8: protein MGRVIRGQRKGAGSVFKAHVKHRKGAAKLRHIDFAERHGYIKGIVKDIIHDPGRGAPLAKVAFRDPYRFKKRTELFIAAEGIHTGQFIYCGKKAQLNIGNVLPVGTMPEGTIICCLEEKPGDRGKLARASGNYATVISHNPETKKSRVKLPSGSKKVIASANRAVVGVVAGGGRIDKPILKAGRAYHKYKAKRNSWPRVRGVAMNPVEHPFGGGNHQHIGKPSTIRRDAPAGRKVGLIAARRTGRLRGTKTVTEKEN, encoded by the exons ATGGGACGTGTTATCAGGGGACAGAGAAAAGGTGCCGGCTCCGTGTTCAAAGCCCACGTGAAGCACAGAAAAGGTGCCGCTAAACTCAGACACATTGACTTCGCAGAACGTCATGGTTACATCAAGGGAATCGTAAAG GACATTATCCATGACCCTGGCCGTGGTGCTCCCCTTGCCAAGGTGGCTTTCCGTGACCCCTACCGGTTCAAGAAGAGGACTGAGCTGTTCATTGCTGCTGAGGGCATCCACACCGGACAGTTCATCTACTGTGGCAAGAAAG CCCAGCTGAACATTGGTAATGTTCTGCCTGTGGGCACCATGCCTGAGGGAACCATCATCTGCTGCCTGGAGGAGAAACCTGGCGACAGGGGCAAGCTGGCCAGAGCGTCTGGGAACTACGCCACAGTCATCTCCCACAACCCAGAGACCAAGAAGTCCAGAGTCAAGCTTCCCTCTGGCTCCAAGAAGGTCATTGCTTCTGCTAACAGAGCTGTCGTTG GTGTGGTTGCCGGAGGTGGACGTATTGACAAGCCCATCCTGAAGGCCGGTCGTGCCTACCACAAGTACAAGGCCAAGAGGAACTCCTGGCCACGTGTCCGTGGTGTGGCCATGAAT CCTGTTGAACATCCCTTCGGTGGTGGTAACCACCAGCATATTGGAAAACCCTCAACTATCAGGAGGGATGCACCCGCTGGTCGCAAGGTCGGTCTCATTGCTGCCCGTCGTACAGGCAGACTGCGTGGAACAAAGACGGTCACGGAGAAGGAGAACTAA